One Paraburkholderia dioscoreae DNA segment encodes these proteins:
- the pcnB gene encoding polynucleotide adenylyltransferase PcnB, with protein MIKKFIRKLFGQDTAPADDTLPAEAEADQTGHAPARTPSGAGARRKPARSSAPAKAVRDPDVPVIIPHDVHGIDQALISRNAIRVTEGLQQAGHRAFIVGGAVRDLLLGIKPKDFDVATDATPEQVQKLFRRARIIGRRFQIVHVQFGQEIIETSTFRALVDPPAADAAPPRRLKRDELDRRTHAVDASGRVLRDNVWGEQHEDATRRDFTINAMYYDPATQTVLDYHNGMADMRARLLRMIGDPATRYREDPVRMLRVVRFAAKLDFEIEDSTREPIAGMADLINNVPAARLFDEMLKLMLSGHALACLKRLRQEGLHHGLLPLLDVVLEQPIGEKFITLALNNTDARVRAGKPVSPGFLFATLLWHDVQQRWQKFEANGEYPVPALHRAMDEVLDMQTEKLAIHKRFSSDMREIWGLQLRLEKRSGRSAVKLLEHQRFRAGYDFLLLRCESGELDESVGAWWTEFIEGDIAARETLLTQGGKDRSPRKRRRRSSGARNRKPGDGLEGGTPAERTADEAGHDGPRED; from the coding sequence GTGATCAAAAAATTTATCCGCAAGCTATTCGGCCAGGACACGGCACCCGCTGACGACACCCTGCCCGCCGAAGCCGAAGCAGACCAAACCGGCCACGCACCGGCGCGCACTCCGTCAGGCGCTGGAGCGCGCCGCAAGCCGGCCCGCTCCAGCGCGCCCGCGAAAGCGGTGCGCGACCCGGACGTGCCGGTCATCATTCCGCACGACGTGCACGGCATCGACCAGGCGCTGATCTCGAGGAACGCGATTCGCGTGACCGAGGGTCTGCAACAGGCGGGGCACCGCGCGTTCATCGTCGGCGGTGCGGTGCGCGATCTACTGCTCGGCATCAAGCCGAAAGACTTCGACGTCGCGACCGACGCCACGCCCGAACAGGTGCAGAAGCTGTTCCGCCGCGCGCGCATCATCGGCCGCCGGTTTCAGATCGTGCACGTGCAGTTCGGCCAGGAGATCATCGAGACCTCCACGTTCCGCGCGCTGGTCGATCCGCCTGCGGCAGACGCCGCGCCGCCGCGCCGCCTGAAACGCGACGAGCTCGACCGCCGCACGCATGCGGTGGACGCAAGCGGCCGCGTGCTGCGCGACAACGTGTGGGGCGAACAGCACGAAGACGCTACGCGCCGCGACTTCACGATCAACGCGATGTATTACGATCCGGCCACGCAAACCGTGCTGGATTATCACAACGGCATGGCCGACATGCGCGCACGCCTGTTGCGCATGATCGGCGACCCGGCCACGCGCTACCGCGAAGATCCGGTGCGCATGCTGCGCGTGGTGCGTTTCGCGGCGAAGCTCGACTTCGAGATCGAGGACAGCACCCGCGAGCCGATCGCCGGCATGGCCGATCTGATCAACAACGTGCCCGCCGCGCGTCTCTTCGACGAGATGTTGAAGCTGATGCTCTCGGGCCATGCGCTCGCGTGTCTGAAACGTCTGCGCCAGGAAGGCCTGCATCATGGCCTGCTGCCTCTGCTCGACGTGGTGCTCGAACAGCCCATCGGCGAGAAATTCATCACGCTCGCGCTGAACAACACGGATGCCCGCGTGCGCGCCGGCAAGCCAGTGTCGCCGGGCTTCCTGTTCGCCACGCTGTTGTGGCACGACGTGCAGCAGCGCTGGCAAAAATTTGAAGCGAACGGCGAATATCCCGTGCCCGCCCTGCATCGTGCGATGGACGAAGTCCTCGACATGCAAACGGAGAAACTCGCGATCCACAAGCGCTTCTCGTCGGACATGCGCGAGATCTGGGGGCTGCAATTGCGTCTCGAGAAACGCTCCGGAAGAAGTGCGGTGAAGCTGCTGGAACACCAAAGATTTAGAGCGGGGTATGATTTCCTCCTGTTGCGCTGCGAATCAGGCGAACTCGATGAGTCGGTCGGTGCGTGGTGGACGGAGTTCATAGAAGGAGACATCGCCGCCCGTGAGACATTGCTCACGCAAGGCGGGAAGGACCGAAGCCCCAGAAAACGACGGCGGCGCAGCAGTGGCGCCAGAAACCGCAAACCGGGCGACGGATTGGAGGGCGGCACGCCAGCCGAACGCACAGCCGACGAAGCAGGCCATGACGGCCCGCGCGAAGACTGA
- a CDS encoding histidinol-phosphatase yields the protein MANLALFDLDHTLIPTDSDHEWGRFMVKHGMVDAENFARENDRFFADYKAGKLDIHAYLIAMLTPLSRYTRAQLADFHAQYMHEVIKPAIFPAALELVKQHREAGDLCCVVTATNEFITRPIAQAFGVDTLIACEAETVDGEPHSPYTGRPTGTPSYKEGKIVRTEAWLASLGKTWSDFEHSYFYSDSRNDIPLLEKVTDPIATNPDDTLRAHAQAKGWRILELFQPS from the coding sequence ATGGCTAACCTCGCACTCTTCGATCTCGACCACACGCTCATCCCCACCGACAGCGACCACGAATGGGGCCGCTTCATGGTGAAACACGGCATGGTCGACGCCGAAAACTTCGCCCGTGAAAATGACCGCTTTTTCGCCGACTACAAAGCCGGCAAGCTCGACATTCACGCCTATCTGATCGCCATGCTCACGCCGCTTTCCAGATACACGCGCGCGCAGCTCGCCGACTTTCACGCGCAGTACATGCACGAAGTCATCAAGCCGGCAATCTTCCCCGCCGCGCTGGAACTGGTGAAGCAGCACCGCGAAGCCGGCGACCTCTGCTGCGTGGTCACCGCCACCAACGAATTCATCACCCGGCCGATCGCGCAGGCATTCGGCGTCGACACGCTGATCGCCTGCGAAGCGGAAACCGTCGACGGCGAGCCGCATTCGCCGTACACCGGCCGCCCCACCGGCACGCCGAGCTACAAGGAAGGCAAGATCGTGCGCACCGAAGCGTGGCTCGCCTCGCTCGGCAAGACGTGGAGCGACTTCGAGCACAGCTATTTCTATAGCGATTCGCGCAACGACATCCCGCTGCTCGAAAAAGTCACGGACCCGATCGCGACCAATCCCGACGACACATTGCGCGCCCATGCGCAGGCCAAAGGCTGGCGCATCCTCGAACTCTTCCAACCCTCGTGA
- the hda gene encoding DnaA regulatory inactivator Hda: MLRQLTLDLGTPPPSTFDNFFAGANAELVTRLRELDNALAAGPVADRTFYIWGESGSGRTHLLQALVHEAPPGHARFAGPQSSLAAFSFDPRVALYAIDDCDALSAAQQIAVFNLFNEVRAHPTSALVAAGNAPPIGMTVREDLRTRLGWGLVFHLTPLPDEDKAAVLKHAARERGIMLADDVPAYLLTHFRRDMPSLMALLDALDRFSLEQKRAVTLPLLRTMLASPDAEERRGGPASSASSASPAASSKIGPHG; this comes from the coding sequence GTGCTTCGTCAACTGACGCTCGATCTCGGCACCCCGCCGCCATCGACATTCGACAATTTCTTCGCCGGCGCCAACGCCGAGCTGGTCACGCGCTTGCGTGAGCTCGACAACGCGCTGGCGGCCGGGCCGGTCGCCGATCGCACTTTCTACATCTGGGGCGAGTCCGGCAGCGGCCGCACGCACCTGTTGCAGGCGCTCGTGCACGAAGCGCCGCCGGGGCACGCACGCTTCGCCGGCCCGCAGAGCAGCCTCGCCGCCTTCAGCTTCGACCCCCGCGTCGCCCTCTATGCGATCGACGATTGCGACGCCCTGTCGGCCGCGCAGCAGATCGCCGTCTTCAACCTGTTCAACGAAGTGCGCGCGCATCCCACCAGCGCACTGGTCGCCGCGGGCAACGCGCCGCCCATCGGCATGACGGTACGCGAGGATTTGCGCACGCGCCTCGGCTGGGGCCTCGTGTTCCATCTCACGCCGCTGCCGGACGAAGACAAGGCCGCGGTGCTCAAACACGCGGCGCGCGAGCGCGGCATCATGCTCGCCGACGACGTGCCGGCCTACCTGCTCACGCACTTTCGCCGCGACATGCCGAGCCTGATGGCGCTGCTCGACGCGCTCGACCGCTTCTCGCTCGAACAGAAACGCGCGGTCACGCTGCCGCTGTTGCGCACCATGCTGGCTTCGCCCGACGCCGAAGAACGGCGCGGCGGGCCCGCCTCATCCGCTTCATCCGCCTCACCCGCCGCTTCAAGTAAAATAGGCCCCCATGGCTAA
- a CDS encoding AI-2E family transporter gives MQENSSILTPVQRRAFTWLAIALGIGILLWLLSPVLTPFLLGAILAYILQPGVAWMVRRRVPRGLAALLMMLLFTLLMTLLVLLVLAVVQKEGPQLRQQVPVLFAHVNAWLQPKLALLGLADSLDFASIRDLVMGQLEGSAQTVALYAWTSIRTSGNVMITVVGNVVMVPLVLFYLLYDWNRMLARMQTVVPRRWLDKTLQLAHDMDQMLSQYLRGQLLVMGVLAAYYAIALSLARFEIALPVGIFTGLAVFIPYIGFATGLALALLAALLQFGDWYGFGAVALIYGVGQILESFFLTPRLVGERIGLHPLAVIFALLAFGQLFGFFGVLLALPVSAILSVATRELRQSYLASSLYKN, from the coding sequence TTGCAAGAAAACTCCTCGATTCTGACGCCTGTCCAGCGCCGCGCCTTCACCTGGCTAGCCATTGCGCTAGGCATCGGCATTCTGCTCTGGCTGCTGAGTCCGGTCCTCACGCCGTTTCTGCTCGGTGCGATTCTCGCGTACATTCTGCAGCCGGGCGTCGCGTGGATGGTGCGCCGGCGCGTGCCGCGCGGTCTGGCCGCCTTGCTGATGATGCTGCTCTTCACGCTGCTGATGACACTGCTCGTCCTGCTGGTGCTGGCCGTCGTGCAGAAAGAAGGGCCGCAGCTGCGGCAGCAGGTGCCGGTGCTGTTCGCGCATGTGAACGCGTGGCTGCAACCCAAGCTGGCCTTGCTGGGACTGGCCGATTCGCTCGATTTCGCCAGCATCCGCGATCTCGTGATGGGGCAGCTCGAAGGCAGCGCGCAGACCGTCGCGCTGTATGCATGGACCTCCATCCGCACGAGCGGCAATGTGATGATAACGGTGGTCGGCAACGTGGTGATGGTGCCGCTCGTGCTGTTCTACCTGCTGTACGACTGGAACCGCATGCTCGCCCGCATGCAGACCGTGGTGCCGCGCCGCTGGCTCGACAAGACGCTGCAACTCGCGCACGACATGGACCAGATGCTGTCGCAATACCTGCGCGGCCAGTTGCTCGTGATGGGCGTGCTCGCCGCATACTACGCAATTGCGCTGAGCCTCGCGCGCTTCGAGATCGCGTTGCCGGTCGGCATCTTTACAGGACTCGCGGTGTTCATCCCGTACATCGGTTTTGCGACCGGTCTCGCGTTGGCGCTCCTCGCGGCGCTGCTGCAATTCGGCGACTGGTACGGCTTCGGCGCGGTTGCGCTGATCTACGGTGTCGGCCAGATCCTGGAGAGCTTTTTTCTCACGCCGCGCCTCGTAGGCGAACGGATCGGCCTGCACCCGCTCGCGGTGATCTTCGCGTTGCTCGCGTTCGGGCAGCTGTTCGGCTTTTTCGGCGTATTGCTGGCACTGCCGGTCAGCGCGATTCTGTCGGTCGCCACGCGCGAGTTGCGGCAAAGCTATCTGGCGAGCTCGCTTTATAAGAACTGA
- the purM gene encoding phosphoribosylformylglycinamidine cyclo-ligase codes for MNQPKSAPNSTDSAQGLSYRDAGVDIDAGDALVDAIKPFAKKTMRDGVLGGIGGFGALFEVPKKYKEPVLVSGTDGVGTKLRLAFQLNKHDTVGQDLVAMSVNDILVQGAEPLFFLDYFACGKLDVGTAATVVKGIAYGCELSGCALIGGETAEMPGMYPDGEYDLAGFAVGAVEKSKIIDGSTIAPGDVVLGLASSGIHSNGFSLVRKIIERAQPDLNADFDGRSLADALMAPTHIYVKPLLALMQQIAVKGMAHITGGGLVENIPRVLREGLTAELDHRGWPLPPLFSWLQKHGGVADAEMHRVFNCGIGMAVVVSAADADAAIGLLSAAGEQVWKIGVIRESAAGEAQTVVV; via the coding sequence ATGAATCAACCGAAATCCGCCCCGAATTCAACTGATTCGGCCCAAGGTTTGTCGTATCGCGACGCCGGCGTGGACATCGACGCGGGCGACGCCCTTGTCGACGCAATCAAGCCCTTTGCCAAAAAGACGATGCGCGACGGCGTGCTGGGCGGCATCGGCGGGTTCGGCGCGCTGTTCGAAGTGCCGAAGAAGTATAAGGAGCCGGTGCTCGTGTCCGGCACCGACGGCGTCGGCACCAAGCTGCGCCTCGCTTTTCAGCTGAACAAGCACGACACAGTCGGCCAGGACCTGGTGGCGATGAGCGTGAACGACATTCTCGTGCAGGGCGCGGAGCCGCTGTTCTTCCTGGATTACTTCGCCTGCGGCAAGCTGGACGTCGGCACGGCGGCAACGGTGGTGAAGGGGATCGCGTACGGCTGCGAACTGTCGGGTTGCGCGCTGATCGGCGGCGAGACGGCGGAAATGCCGGGCATGTACCCGGACGGCGAGTACGATCTGGCCGGTTTCGCGGTCGGCGCGGTGGAAAAGAGCAAGATTATCGACGGCAGCACGATCGCTCCCGGCGACGTGGTGCTGGGCCTGGCTTCGAGCGGCATTCATTCGAATGGTTTTTCGCTGGTGCGCAAGATCATCGAGCGTGCGCAGCCTGATCTGAACGCGGATTTTGACGGCCGCTCGCTCGCCGACGCGCTGATGGCGCCCACACATATTTACGTGAAGCCGCTGCTGGCGCTGATGCAGCAGATCGCGGTGAAGGGCATGGCGCACATCACAGGCGGCGGGCTGGTCGAGAACATTCCGCGCGTGTTGCGTGAAGGCCTGACGGCTGAGCTGGATCATCGTGGCTGGCCGTTGCCGCCGCTGTTTTCGTGGCTGCAGAAACACGGTGGCGTGGCGGACGCGGAAATGCACCGCGTGTTCAACTGCGGGATCGGCATGGCCGTGGTGGTGTCGGCTGCGGATGCCGATGCGGCAATCGGTCTGCTGTCCGCAGCCGGCGAGCAGGTCTGGAAGATCGGCGTGATTCGCGAAAGCGCGGCCGGTGAGGCTCAGACCGTAGTGGTCTAA
- the miaA gene encoding tRNA (adenosine(37)-N6)-dimethylallyltransferase MiaA: protein MTSRIATTIPCLLGPTASGKTAAALALAARHPVEIISVDSALVYREMDIGTAKPTAEERAVAPHHLIDIVDPTGSYSAAQFRADTLRLTGEIHARGRLPLLVGGTMLYYKALTQGLNDLPAADADLRATLDADAAREGWPAMHARLAAVDPVTAARLAPNDSQRIQRALEVFMLTGQAMSALLAAPARVDDAAAAWRFVPIALEPSDRGVLHARIEKRFDAMLASGFVDEVVKLRERGDLSPEMPSMRCVGYRQVWEYLDGAVDYSTMRDKGVFATRQLCKRQLTWLRSMTERVVVDCCDPHATGRVLEAIEALL from the coding sequence ATGACTTCACGCATAGCCACGACAATCCCGTGCCTGCTCGGCCCGACCGCATCCGGCAAAACCGCCGCTGCGCTGGCGCTCGCCGCACGGCATCCGGTGGAAATCATCAGTGTCGATTCGGCGCTGGTCTATCGCGAGATGGATATCGGCACCGCCAAACCGACCGCCGAAGAGCGTGCGGTGGCGCCGCATCATCTGATCGATATCGTCGATCCCACCGGCAGCTATTCCGCTGCGCAGTTTCGCGCCGACACCTTGCGGCTGACCGGCGAGATCCACGCGCGCGGGCGCCTGCCGTTGCTGGTCGGCGGCACCATGCTGTACTACAAGGCGCTCACCCAGGGACTCAACGATCTGCCGGCCGCCGACGCCGACCTGCGCGCCACACTCGACGCCGACGCCGCACGCGAGGGCTGGCCGGCCATGCATGCGCGGCTTGCCGCTGTCGATCCCGTGACGGCTGCGCGCCTCGCGCCGAACGATTCGCAGCGGATTCAGCGGGCGCTTGAGGTCTTTATGCTGACCGGGCAAGCCATGTCCGCCTTGCTGGCCGCGCCTGCCCGAGTGGATGACGCCGCAGCCGCGTGGCGCTTCGTGCCGATTGCGCTGGAGCCGTCCGATCGCGGCGTGCTCCACGCGCGCATCGAGAAACGCTTCGATGCGATGCTGGCCAGCGGTTTCGTCGATGAAGTGGTGAAGTTGCGCGAACGCGGCGACTTATCGCCCGAGATGCCGTCCATGCGTTGCGTGGGCTACCGGCAAGTCTGGGAATATCTGGACGGCGCCGTCGACTATTCGACCATGCGCGATAAGGGTGTCTTTGCGACCCGGCAGTTGTGCAAGCGGCAGCTCACATGGCTGCGAAGCATGACAGAGCGAGTGGTGGTGGACTGCTGCGATCCGCACGCGACGGGGCGGGTGCTTGAAGCGATTGAAGCGTTGCTTTGA
- the mutL gene encoding DNA mismatch repair endonuclease MutL encodes MSEFSETPADLDAAPAVSAAAPALRPLRAIQPLPDQLISQIAAGEVVERPASVVKELLENALDAGAQSLRILLDEGGVKRISITDDGCGIPENELALALMRHATSKIRSLAELEAVATLGFRGEALASIASVAQMTITSRTADAAHAVRVDAQTGVLSPAAGTQGTTIEVRELYFNTPARRKFLKSEQTELGHCLEQIRRAALARPDVAISVLHNGKAVEHWNASEPPVRVAKILGDTFATAHLPLDESARPLAVYGCAGLPTASRGRADQQYFFVNGRFVRDKLLTHAVRAAYEDVLHGERYPSYVLFLDLPPEAVDVNVHPSKIEVRFRDSRSIHQFVFHAVQRALARHAGASPETTAGGHAAHLEPSVGGPASFGATPLGGAGVGFGAGNGAGGLGGGLGGGLGGASGGGFGSSSQQPGNTWMRQARMTQGTLPVAQPLAFYDALFGRKETNAGTAEGATLFEARDSAAEAPSPYNASAPYPAPAFHAADEQPLGFALGQIHGIYVLAQNAHGLVIVDMHAAHERILYEQFKNALADRTIAVQPLLIPQSMQADPIEIGTVEEERDTLDALGFDLAVLSPTTLAIRAVPALLKDADLQALARAVLSDLHAFGGSRVLTERQHELLGTLACHHAVRANRRLTLDEMNALLRQMEATERADQCNHGRPTWYQLTLSDLDRLFMRGQ; translated from the coding sequence ATGTCCGAATTCTCCGAAACGCCTGCCGACCTCGACGCCGCGCCCGCGGTCTCCGCCGCAGCGCCCGCGTTGCGCCCGTTGCGCGCGATCCAGCCCCTTCCCGATCAGCTGATCAGTCAGATCGCCGCCGGCGAAGTGGTCGAGCGGCCCGCCTCGGTCGTCAAGGAACTGCTGGAAAATGCGCTCGACGCGGGCGCGCAGTCGCTGCGCATCCTGCTCGACGAAGGCGGCGTCAAACGCATCTCGATCACCGACGACGGCTGCGGCATCCCCGAGAACGAACTCGCGCTGGCGCTGATGCGTCACGCAACCAGCAAAATCCGCTCGCTTGCCGAACTGGAAGCGGTCGCTACGCTGGGGTTCCGCGGCGAGGCGCTGGCCTCGATCGCCTCGGTCGCGCAGATGACCATCACGAGCCGCACGGCCGACGCGGCGCACGCGGTGCGCGTGGATGCGCAAACGGGCGTGCTGAGCCCCGCAGCCGGCACGCAGGGCACCACGATCGAAGTCCGCGAGTTGTACTTCAACACACCGGCGCGCCGCAAATTTCTGAAGAGCGAGCAGACCGAACTCGGCCATTGTCTCGAACAGATCCGCCGCGCCGCGCTGGCGCGGCCGGATGTCGCGATTTCGGTGCTGCATAACGGCAAGGCGGTCGAACACTGGAACGCCAGCGAGCCTCCCGTGCGGGTCGCGAAGATTCTCGGCGACACGTTCGCCACGGCCCATCTGCCGCTCGACGAATCCGCGCGACCGCTTGCCGTCTATGGTTGCGCGGGTCTGCCGACCGCGAGCCGCGGGCGTGCCGATCAGCAGTATTTCTTCGTCAACGGCCGCTTCGTGCGCGACAAGCTGCTCACGCACGCCGTGCGCGCCGCTTATGAAGACGTGCTGCATGGCGAGCGCTATCCGTCCTATGTGCTGTTCCTCGATCTGCCGCCTGAGGCAGTAGACGTGAACGTGCATCCGTCGAAAATCGAAGTGCGGTTCCGCGATTCGCGCTCGATCCACCAGTTCGTCTTCCACGCCGTGCAGCGCGCGCTGGCGCGGCATGCGGGCGCCTCGCCGGAAACGACGGCGGGCGGGCATGCGGCGCATCTGGAGCCGTCCGTCGGCGGGCCGGCTTCGTTTGGCGCGACGCCGCTGGGCGGCGCGGGCGTCGGCTTCGGTGCTGGCAACGGTGCAGGCGGCCTCGGTGGCGGCCTCGGTGGCGGCTTGGGTGGCGCATCGGGCGGCGGCTTCGGATCGTCGTCGCAGCAGCCTGGCAATACCTGGATGCGCCAGGCGCGCATGACGCAAGGCACGCTGCCGGTTGCCCAACCGCTCGCGTTTTACGACGCGCTCTTCGGCCGCAAAGAGACGAACGCGGGCACGGCCGAAGGCGCCACGCTTTTCGAGGCGCGCGATTCGGCCGCCGAAGCACCCTCGCCGTACAACGCGTCCGCACCCTACCCGGCGCCCGCTTTCCATGCCGCCGACGAGCAACCGCTCGGCTTCGCGCTCGGCCAGATCCACGGCATCTATGTGCTGGCGCAGAACGCGCACGGTCTGGTGATCGTCGATATGCACGCCGCGCACGAGCGCATTCTGTACGAGCAGTTCAAGAATGCGCTGGCCGATCGCACGATTGCCGTGCAACCGCTGCTGATCCCGCAGTCGATGCAGGCCGACCCAATCGAAATCGGCACGGTGGAAGAAGAACGCGACACGCTCGACGCACTCGGCTTCGATCTCGCCGTGCTGTCGCCGACCACACTCGCCATCCGCGCCGTACCGGCGCTGCTGAAAGACGCCGATCTGCAGGCGCTGGCGCGCGCGGTGCTCTCCGACCTGCATGCATTCGGCGGCTCGCGCGTACTGACCGAACGTCAGCACGAACTGCTCGGCACGCTCGCCTGCCATCACGCGGTGCGCGCTAACCGGCGTCTGACGCTCGACGAAATGAACGCGCTGCTGCGTCAGATGGAGGCCACCGAGCGCGCCGATCAATGCAATCACGGACGTCCCACGTGGTATCAGTTGACGCTGTCCGATCTCGATCGGCTGTTCATGCGTGGTCAGTGA